The genomic segment TATAGGTACCCCGCTTTTTATTAATGTTCCCAGAGTTCTTGCAAATCTGGCTGTTTCAATTTTTTTTATCAGTTCACCGATTAAAGGAAGCTTAAGTTTAAGCTGATCTGCACGGTTTCTGCCTGAAGGGGTTTTCACATATTGCTGGTAAGCAGAATATATAGATAAAAATAAGAGGATAATTAACCACCACCAGGTTTTTAATCCTTTGCTCAATCCTATAAGAATCTGTGTAGATAAAGGAATTGTCTGCCCCATGTCAGCAAAGATTATTGAAAACTTTGGTATAACAAAGAGCATCAGGATGATAATGGAAATACCGCCTACGCAGACAAGAAAAATAGGATAAACAAGAGCTGATTTAATATAGTCTTTCAGCTCCTGGGATGTTTCAAGAAAAATGCCAAGACGATCTAAAACAGCTTCTAATACACCGCCGGCTTCTCCAGCTTTTACCATATTTGTATAAAATTTTGAAAAAGCTTCAGGATGCCGGCTGATTGCATCTGAAAGATAGGTTCCGCTTTGAACTGCCTTGAGAACATCTTTGATAATATCCTTGAATTTATGATTTTCTATTGTATCTATAAGAATGCCCAGAGAACGGTCAATGGGCAGTCCTGCTCCCAGCAGGGCTGAAAGATCCTGGGTAAAAAGCATTACATCTTTTGTTGAAATCCTGATGAAAAAAGATCTGACAGTTCTTAACAGGTCAGTATCCCCGTTAATTTTACCCCGGTCTGTTTGATGAATACGGATAGGGATGTATCCCATCTCCTGAATTCTTCCGGCTGCCCTGGTTTCACTTTCAGCATCCAGGGTTCCTTTAATGATCCTGCCTGAAGTATCAGCTGCTTTATATGAATATACAGTCATTAGTTTTCAATAGTAACCCTTAATATTTCAGGAATAGTTGTAAGCCCCCGGCGGACTTTCTGCCATCCGTCATACCTGAGTGTAGTATATCCTTTTTGTGCAGCAGTTCTTTTTATTGAATCAGAATCAGAGTTTGCAATTATCTCTTTTCTTATGGAATCTTCAATCTCCAGGAATTCAAAAATTGCCATTCTTCCTTTAAAGCCTGTGTTTCTGCATTCTTCACATCCATGTCCTTCATAAAAAACAGTTTCTGCAATTTCTTTTTCATCAAACTTCATGGAGTTAATAAGCCTCTGGTCAGGGTTTACCTGTTTTTTGCAGCAGGAGCAGATAACCCTTACAAGTCTTTGGGCAAGAATACCCAGCAGTGTTGAACTTAAAAGGAAATTTTCAACACCCATGTCCAGAAGCCTTGTTATGGCTCCTGGAGAATCGTTTGTATGCAGGGTACTGAAAAGAAGATGGCCTGTTAATGCTGACTGTACTGCAATCTCTGCTGTTTCCTTATCCCTTATTTCTCCAACCAGGATAATATCAGGGTCCTGGCGCACTATGGAACGCAGACCGTCTGCAAAATTCAGCCCTATTTTAGGATTAACCTGGATCTGGTTGATTCCCCGTAATTGATATTCCACCGGGTCTTCTAAGGTTATTATCTTATTTTCAGGTGAATTGATTTTTGCCAGGGTTGTATATAAAGTCGATGTTTTCCCGCTTCCAGTAGGACCTGTAACCAGTATCATGCCATAGGGCTGTGAAATCAGTTTTATATAATTTTCATAAATATTTCCAGGAAAACCCAGTTGGTCAAGATCAAGGATGAGGGTTTCACGATCCAGAATACGCATGACAAGGCTTTCGCCAAAAAGAGTCGGTATGGTTGAAACACGGAAATCTATTTCTTTTTCACCTATTTTAAGCTTGATTCTTCCATCCTGGGGCATGCGCCTTTCAGCAATATCAAGCCTGGACATGATTTTT from the Desulfonema limicola genome contains:
- the gspF gene encoding type II secretion system inner membrane protein GspF yields the protein MTVYSYKAADTSGRIIKGTLDAESETRAAGRIQEMGYIPIRIHQTDRGKINGDTDLLRTVRSFFIRISTKDVMLFTQDLSALLGAGLPIDRSLGILIDTIENHKFKDIIKDVLKAVQSGTYLSDAISRHPEAFSKFYTNMVKAGEAGGVLEAVLDRLGIFLETSQELKDYIKSALVYPIFLVCVGGISIIILMLFVIPKFSIIFADMGQTIPLSTQILIGLSKGLKTWWWLIILLFLSIYSAYQQYVKTPSGRNRADQLKLKLPLIGELIKKIETARFARTLGTLIKSGVPILQAINLVKDIISNTVIAKAMGKIYDRVKEGDRLSKPVEQAGIFPSLAVQMIIVGEESGRLDEMLLRVADNYEKIIRNMVKRLISLLEPAMILGMGLIVGFVVISMLMAIFSVNDIPF
- the gspE gene encoding type II secretion system ATPase GspE gives rise to the protein MNKENNITQIRYQDYPKEPVQLENLSIKFMKQSVFVPVEQKNNTLWIVMADPDDKQISETLQYVYDLDIKLLKGKKEDIFEAIERLYGAGSQSIETIIEEADKDIYEISSGSEADLDHLIDMASEAPIIRLVNRLIFNAVEQNASDIHFEPFENEFQVRYRIDGVLNKAEAPPHRLQAAIISRVKIMSRLDIAERRMPQDGRIKLKIGEKEIDFRVSTIPTLFGESLVMRILDRETLILDLDQLGFPGNIYENYIKLISQPYGMILVTGPTGSGKTSTLYTTLAKINSPENKIITLEDPVEYQLRGINQIQVNPKIGLNFADGLRSIVRQDPDIILVGEIRDKETAEIAVQSALTGHLLFSTLHTNDSPGAITRLLDMGVENFLLSSTLLGILAQRLVRVICSCCKKQVNPDQRLINSMKFDEKEIAETVFYEGHGCEECRNTGFKGRMAIFEFLEIEDSIRKEIIANSDSDSIKRTAAQKGYTTLRYDGWQKVRRGLTTIPEILRVTIEN